TGTGCTCGGCGGCCAGGTCGGCATCGGCCAGGGCCGGGGAGTGCCCGGTGCTCGCCTGCAGCAGTTCCAGCCACATGGCGTCGCCAGCGTTATTGGCTTCCGCTGTTGAGCGAGATTCCAAGGCTGGTTCGTGTGTGGGGGCTGCTGTTCGGCTGCGGTGCCGGCGGGATTCGAACCCGCGGACGGGGAGAGGCAGGCCCGCCCGGTCCCCGTCAGTCGGTGTGAGAAGGGCCTCTCTCACGCCGATCGCAATGGGCCGCTCTGCCACGGCTCCGCAACCTGCGGGAACTGCGCAGTCCCGCTCCGATCAGGGTAGAGACACGGCCTTGTGCAGGGCGAGTTCTTTGCCTGGGGCGTGGCACTAGTCCGTATCCTGCCGGACGGCGCGGATGAGTCCGGCCTCGGTGGTGGTCCGGCCGGGTGTGTATCGGACGTGGGGCCTGGCTGGAGGCCGGTGGAGGGAGGCCGCGGCGGCCTGCCGCAGCCGCGCGGCCCTGTTGGTGCCGGCGCTCGGGGCGATGGCGATCACGGCTTGTCCGGTTCGGGCGGGACGTGCGGGGTGGCGGTCAATGGCCGGCTTCTTCGAGTGGTGCTCCTGCTTTGCCCGGCGGGCGGGGTCCGGTGGCCGGCCGCACTGATGTGGTTGGCGGGTTCTGGTGGTTTGCCTGTACATCACGTGGCATGGGGATATGGACTGATGCCTTCACCGCGCCGGCCGAGCCGACCCTGCTGTCCCGGGAGGATTTCGGGCAGCTCGTGGTCGGCCTGGCGCGCGAGCGGGTGGCCTGCACGCCCTGGGCGCTGCTCGCGGGGGAACTGTGTGTCAATGCGAGTCTGAACTGGGGGAGCGTCAGCGGGCAGGCCCGCTGGGACGGCTCTGAGATCGGCACCGTTCTGCATTCCGAGGAGCGCCCCGAAGGCATGCGGGACGAAGATCCGCCGCCGTGGGGCGACTCATACGAACGGGCCCGCTTGCTGGCTCGTGGTGACGCCATTCTCGACGTGGTGCCGGCCCTTGGGCGGGCACCGTACGGGGAGGAGGACGTGGCGGTCGTCTTCCAGCATCTGGACTTCTCCAACCGGGCGATCGCCGACTACTTCCGGTTCGAGGACAAGCGCACGATGCTCGTGGCTTTCTCTCTGGCCCGTCCGCAGAACCGGCCCTTGTCGACGGACGACGGCTGGGAGCCCCATGGTCCGGTGCACCCTGTGCGCACATGCCTGGTGCACACCTTCAAACTCGCGAGTGAGGACGGCCCGCTTCCGCCTCTCGCGTCCATCGCCACCCGGCATTTCGGCCCGGACCTGGTCTTTGGTGAGACCAGGGGCTGAGCGCTGCCTCAGCCCAGCACCCCCAACCTCACCCGTGGGGCCGGCACCCCGTCGCTCCGGGTCCCGTGGCGGGCCCGGTTCCGGCTCGTACGAAGCCCCCGTCAGGGGGCTTCCCCCAGCCGGCAGGGTATGGGCATGGTGCCGCATCGGGCTGGTCCCCCGTGTCCCGGCCGCTCCGGGGAGCGGCATCGCGTCCAGGTACAGCGTGCCCTGACTGGCTGCTTCATGCGATGCCCGCCTGCCTCTCTTGCCCGGTCGGAGTGCTGCCGTGGTGTGCGGGGGTGCTGCGCCTGGGGGAGGGCCGGTGTCCCTGGGCGGGTGGTGTGTGGGTTCATCGGGTGGTGGTGATGGCTGCTGCGGCGGCGATGAGGGCGGTCATGACGCCGAGTGCGGCGAGGGCGGCTTGTACGGGGGCTGCGAGGGAGGGGCGGAGGTGGACGAGGAGGAAGGCGCTGGCTGCGACCAGGGCTGTGACGATGACGGTGACGAGGGCCAGGACGAGTGCGGACAGGGACATCAGGGGGTTCCTCGGTTCTCGGGCGCGTCGGTGCGCGTGGCGGTCGGGGCTGTGCGGTTCCGCCCGTTGGGTGACGGGGGTGCTGCACGGCACGCCGCACCTTGAGGGAGCCCGGGGTTAGCGGCGCAACGGGAGAGAGCACCGTCGCGGCCGGGTCTTACACGGGTTTCGGGCCCGAGTTGAAAAAACTTCTTACCGGCTCCGGCTGGCGTGTTGGCGGCGGCGTTTGAGCCGGGAACCCACAACGCAGCACCCCCGGCCCACCGCGCCTCCACCGCGCCGCGTCCCACCGCCCCCTCCGGGGCCGACCGGCTCCGGGCACCCCGTGGACCGTCCCGGTTGCGCACACTGCGGAAGGCTACGAAGCGACCTGCGCCAACTCCGTCCCGAAGGACGGATTTGCGGCACCTGCGACGCCCGGAGCCGGCAGGCGACCTGCGCCCGCTGCGGACGCGAGAACGTACGCATCGCGGCCCGCCGACCTGAGGGCCGCATCTGCCACACCTGCTACCACTCGGACCCGGAGATCTTCGAGGAGTGCGCCGAATGCGGCCAGTCCCGAGCGCCGGCCGTCCGCCGTGAGGACGGACGAGCCCTCTGCAGGAACTGCTGGAAACGCCCGATGCACACGTTGCGTGGGCTGCGGAAAGACCGCAGCAGCTGCCCTCATTGACGACGACGGGGCGCTCTGCCACCTCTGCTACAACCGCCACCGCCGACCGCGGCGTCTCTGCGGACGGTGCGGTCACCTCAAGCGCATCGCCCGCAACGCGCGCGACGGTCAACCCGACCTCTGCGACGGCTGCTACCGCGGCCCCGAGGTGGCTTGTTCCGTCTGCGGGCGAACCCGCCCCTGCAACCGGAACCAGCAAGGCCAGCCGGTCTGCGGCAACTGCTACCGGCGCACTCGTTCAGGAGAGCCATGCGCTCGGTGCGGTCGGACCAAACCGGTCAACACCCGATGGCCCCATCGGGCCGGTCTGCATGAGCTGCTACAACGCCGTGCTCCGGTCACCGGCCGAGTGCTCCCGCTACGGCACAGTCCAGCCGCTGATCGCGCGGGACGACGGCGCCGGAGTCTGCGGACCCTGCGTCGGCTTCGCCGCCGACTACACCTGCCATCAATGCGGCCGGGCCGGCCCCACAGCCGCGGCCGATGCGCTCACTGCGTCCTCGTTGGGCGGGTCAACGACCTGCTGACCGGACCCGACGGCACGGTCGCCCCGCAGATGAAACCGCTCGCCGCCGCGCTGGCGGGCGCTCCCTCGCCGTTTCCGGCGATCCAGTGGCTCAAGGAGAGCCCGAACACCAGGCTCCTCGCCCAGCTCGAGGCCGAAGGCCACATGCTCAGCCACGAGTTGTTGGACGAGCTCCCGCCCAGTCGGAACCAGCGTTATATCCGCCAACTCCCGGTTCACATCGGCGTTTTGGAGGAACGCCATGAGGACCTCGAACGCATCCTGGGCTGGCTGGAGCACGAGCTTGAGGACAAACCGGCCACGCACGCCAAGCTCGCCCGCCCGTTCCTGCACTGGTTCCTGCTCCGGCGGGCACGCCAGCGGGCCGCCATCCGCCGCCACCGCGCCTCCGCCGACCGCGACCTGCGGCGCCGCGTCAGCGTCGCCCTGGACTTTCTGGCCTGGATGGACGAACGCGGCTTGGCCCTCGCCGACCTCGCCCAGGAACACATCGACGACTGGATCCCCGGGGCCACCAGCCAGCGGCGCTACCTGATCCGATACTTCCTGAAATGGACCACGAGCCGTCGGCTCACCCGCGAGCTCACCGTCCCTTCCATCCCGAGGCAGGAGCCCCAGAACCTGCTCGACGAGGACGATCGGTGGCCGCTCCTCCAGCGTTGCCTGACCGACGAGGCCCTGCCCACGGACGTCCGGGCGGCCGGCGCGATCACTCTGCTGTTCGGCCCGTCCACAGAACGCCTCTGCCATCTGACGCCCGAGCACCTCAAGCTCGGCGACAAGCACACCCACCTCATCCTGGGCCGCCACCCCGTCCTGCTGCCTCCACGTCTCGCCGAGCTCCTTCGCCACCTCGCCGAACAGCCACAGCTACGGCCGCAGCTCTCGCGAGTCCGCCCAGGCCCTCGGTGGCTCTTCCGTGGCATGGTCCCGGGCAAGCCGATCTCGACGCATGGCATGACCCAGAAACTGGGCCGCCACGGCATCCCGGTCCGCACCGCCCGCAACGCGGCGCTCGCCGCCCTCGCTGCTGATCTCCCCAGCCCGATCCTCGCCGACGTGACCGGGATGCACCGCCACACGGCGCTCCGCTGGGTCGCCTACGCCCGCCGCGACTGGGCCGAGTACCTCGCGGCCCGGGCCGAGGACTTGAAGCAACCACCCGGGGGTGGTGGCTGCCGGTGACGGCCGCGATTCGTGCGGCGGCTGAGTTAATCGATAAGGTGCCAGGTCACGACCGCACCCCGTTTGATCCACGGGCCGGTCAGGGCTCTGCCGCAGTTGGTGGCACCTCCACGGCTGCCTTGCCGACTCCTGCCTGCCCGGGCCCTGAGATGCGGGGGCGATCTTGACGGCGGGGCAGTCGGGCCCCGGCCGACGGGTCAGGAGGAACGAGTGGCACAGATCATCGCCGAGGTCTCAAGGACGTTCAACGAGTTTCTGCTCTTGCCGAACCGGACTCGGACCGACTGCTCGGCTGCGACGGTTGACCTGCGCACACCCCTGGTGCGGCACATCGCGGGCGAAGCATCGGCGATCGAGCTGCACTCCCCGTTCACGTCCGCGATCATGCAGGCCGTCAGCACACCCGATCTCGCGATCGCGCTCGCGCGAAACGGTGGTCTCAGCTTCCTGCACCACAACCAGCCGATCCAGGACCAGGCTGCAGCGGTCCGCCAGGTGAAGAACTTCAAGGCCGGGTTCGTCACCAGCGATACCAACGTCCGCCCCGACGACAGCCTGAGCCTCCTGGTCGATGTCATGCGCCGCACCGGTCACAGCACCGCCGCAGTCACCCACGACGGGACCGCCACCGGCCGCCTGCGCGGCCTTGTGACCTCCCGGGACTTCCATCCTCAGCGTCATGATCTGGACGGACCGGTCAGTGGCCGGATGACCGCTGTCGCCGACCTGGCCCATGCCGGGCCCGACATCACGCTTTCCGAAGCCAACGCGCGGCTGTGGGACGAACGGCTGGACTGCCTCCCGGTGCTGGATACCGAGGGTCACCTGCAGCATCTGGTGTTCCGTTCCGACTACGCGGACAACAAGCGCTTCCCGAACCAGGTCGTGGACGCTGCCAAGCGTCTGCGCGTGGGCGCGGGTATCAACACCCACGACTATCAGGAGCGCGTCCCGGCCCTGCTGGAGGCTGGCGTTGACGCGTTGTGCTTCGACTCCTCCGACGGCTACAGCGACTGGCAGGCGCAGGCTCTGACCTGGGTGAAGAAGCACTATCCGGAGATCCCGGTCGGCGGCGGCAACGTGGTCGACGGCGAGGCGTTCACCTTTCTCGCCGACGCGGGGGCGGACTTCGTCAAGGTCGGGGTGGGCGGCGGCTCCATCTGCGTCACCCGGGACCAGAAGGGCATCGGCCGCGGCCAGGCCAGCGCTGTGCTAGACGTCGCGGCGGCCCGGGACGCCTTCCGCGAACGCACCGGCGAGTACGTGCCGATCTGCTCCGATGGCGGGCTGGTGCACGACTACCACGTGGCCCTGGCGCTGGCGATGGGAGCCGACTTCGTCATGATGGGGCGTTACTTCGCACGCTTCGACCAGGCGGCCGGCGCGAAGTTGCCCACCCGCGACGGCTTCGTGAAGGAGTACTGGGGTGAGGGCTCAAACCGGGCCTGCAACTGGCAGCGCTACGGCCAGGGAGGCCAGGGGCTGGTCTTCGAGGAAGGCGTGGACGGCTACGTCCCCTACGCAGGCGACCTCAACGAAGGGCTCGCCCTGACCATTGCCAAGCTCAAGACCACGATGGTCTCCTGCGGCTCCACCACCCTGCCGGAGTTCCAGTCCACGGCCCGGCTGACCCTCGTTTCGGACCAGAGCTTCCAGGAGAGCCACGCCAACGTCACCCTGCGGGACACCCCGGCGACGGTCTCCTAACAAGCTGCTGAATCCCGACGTGAGGACTACTGGTCGGAGGGGAATAGTGCATGGTCGGAATAACCCCCTCCCGCCAGTAGTACGAGAATTCGAACGCGACTGTGCGATCACCACCACCAGTGCCGCGGGCCGTCCCCGCCACAAAATCAAAGGACGGGTCTTCAGACACCGCGCGCTGCAGGGCGAGGAGGCTGAGTGGATCGTCCTGCCCTTCGTCCACAACGCGGTCGACATCCTCAGGGAGATCAACGACGACCCGGCACGGCTGTTCGGCTACTCCTTCACCAAAACCGGGTTCGCCACCGTCGGTGGCATCAATCGTCGGCTCAACGCCTTCCGGGACCACCTCAACGAGCTGTTCAGTACGCCCGAAGGCGCCTTCATCCCACCGGATGCCGCCTTGGCAGACGAGAGCACGGCGGACACCGGACGCCGAGGGCGCCTTCTCCCGGGTGCGCCCGGCCGTGTCCCCTGCCGTCCCCCGGTACACCGGTGTGAGCTTCCTGGAGGCCCGGTTCTCCGACGTCGAGAACCGCCACCCCGATATCGCCGAACTGGTCGGCATGGGCGGCGCCCATGCGGCCGACGGCGACCGCGGCCTGTTCGCCCAGCGCAACAGCGGGGGCCACATCCGCGTCTACATCATCCAGCGGGTCCCGGCCGACTGGATCAGCCAGAGGGGCCTGACCGCCGACGACACCGACGCCATCCGCGCCGTGCTCCTGGACCAGTACGCCCACTGGTCGGCCTGCATGCGCCAGATGATCACCGACGACGACGGCCCCTGCATCGACCGCCCGATCTTCGCGCTCCCCGTCCCACACACCTGGCAGCACAACCCGAGCGTGGCCCTGCTCGGCGACGCCGCCCACCTCATGCCCCCGCTCGGCGTCGGTGTCAACCTCGCCATGCTGGACGCCAGCGAACTCGCCCTCGCCCTCGCCAGCTCCGCAGCAGTCGACGATGCCGTCTGCGCCTACGAGAAGACCATGCTCCCCCGCTCCACCGAAACTGCCGCGATCCTCGAAGGCGGCGCTGAGCATCTGCTGTCCGCTGACCTCCCTGACGACGGCCACGACAGCGACGACGGCGACGACCAATTTCGGCCGTGACCTGAGTCGTTCACCGTGATGACAGTCGCAGGGAGCGACACCACCGTTGCAAGCATTGACCGTCGCGCCACCACATTCACCAGGAAGAGCACACTCCGCTGTCGCGCAAGGAGACCACGCCCACACTGGCGGGATAAGCGATTCAGTCGGGGGCGTGCTGCTTCCAGTGACCTCGGCCTGGGGCGTGAGCCTCTACTCCTGCCGCGGCCAGTCGAGCAAGACCTTCGTCCACGAGGCCGTGCAGCAGTACGCCCACGAGGGCAGGGGAGTGACGGTGACCTTCTGTGTGATTAGGGGCTGTCCGGTTGATCAGTGTCGATGCCTCGGTGGTCCGGCGATGCTGGGGAGCGTGGCCTGTGGGTGTGCTTCGCCGTAGCGTGCGTCACGAATCCCGTTCGGCTCCGGTCATCAGGGGGAGCACGCTGTGGGGTGCGTCGTCATCGATCATGATCGTGTAGAAGTCGTCGTCGTCCGCTCCTACGGCGGCGGCGCGGGCGAACATTCCCTGCTCGTGCATGGCGAGGGCGGCTTCCGCATCATCGCGGTGCGCGGCGAGGGCCTGGCCGAGCTCGGCTCCGTCCTGCATGGCGAGGTTCGCGCCTTCGCCGTTCGGCGCCCGCAGGTGGGCCGCGTCGCCGAGCAGGGTGACCCCCTGCGCGCGGTTCCAGCGGTGCCCGGTCGGCAGCGTGAAGATGGGACGCAGGACCGGCGGGGTGTCGCTGTCGGCGACCAGGGCGGTCAGTTCAGGGGCCCAGCCGTCGAACTCCGCCAGGACCCGCGCGGTGAGGGTCGCGCCCTCGGAGGTGCCAGTGTCCGCGAACCAGTCCTGAGGCTTCCTCAGCTGCGCGTACGTGTGCAGGGTTCCACCCCCCTCCCGGTGGGCCAGCAGCCCCCTGCCCGGTGCGAGGGCGAACAGCGATCCGGGTCCGACCGCTGCCGCCGAAGCGGGGTGGCGGGTGTCGGCGTCGTACAGGAACGTCTCGATGCTGCAGACGCCGACGTACTCGGGGGTGGCCCCGGAGAGCACCGGGCGCACCCGTGACCATGCGCCGTCAGCGCCGACGAGCAGGCTCGTGACGACGGTGGTGTCGTCGGCGAAAGCCACCTCGTGGCGGCCGGCGCCCAGGGACGTAACGCCGGTGGCCTTGTGCCCCCAGCGCACGGTGCCGGCGGGCAGGGAGTCGAGCAGCAACTGCCGCAGCTTCGCGCGCGGTACCTCGGGGCGCTCGCCGGTACCGTCGTCGGGCAGGTCGAGCAGCACGGTCCCCGCCTGGTCCATGACCCGGTACGCCTCGCGGCCGGGCAGGACCAGCTTGGCGAACTCGTCGATCAGGCCGGCCGCCCTCAGTGCCGCCTGGCCGCTCTCGGGGTGTATGTCGAGCAAGCCGCCCTGGCGGCGGGCGCCCTGCGCGGGCTCCGCCTCGTAGATGGTGGCCGGGATGCCGTGCACGTGCAGTACGCGGGCCAGGGTCAGGCCGCCCAGACCTGCTCCGATGATGGTGACCGGTGGCTTCATTGGTTCCTCCCGAGCTTGCTGGATCCCGGAACGCATCAGCGTTGGATCGTCAATCCAAAAGCTAGCACGACTTTGGAGCGGCGATCCATTCATGCGAGACTGGTGCCCATGGTGAAGAGGACTTCGAAGGCGCCGCCGCGGGCACCGCGGCGTACGGACGGTCTGTCCAGGGACGTGATCATCCAGGCCGCGACCGAGCTTCTGGACGGCGGCGGCGAGAGCGCGCTGACGCTGCGCGCGCTCACCAAGCGCCTGAGCACCGGCTACGGGGCGATCTACCACCACGTCGCAGACAAGGCCGACGTGCTCGCGGCGGCCACTGATGACGTCGTCACCCGGGTGCTGGCCGGCGTGGTCGGTGATGCGGACCCGCGGGAGGTTCTGCGCCGCCTCGCGCTGGGACTGTTCGACGCGATCGACGCGCACCCCTGGGTCGGCGCTGAACTGTCCCGGCAGCCGTGGCGGCCCGCGATGTTGGACTTCTACGAGAGCATCGGCAGGCTCTTGGACGCGGTCGACGTCCCCGAGTCGGCGCGCTTCGACGCGGCCGGCACGCTCGTGAACTACGTCATGGGCGTTGCCGGGCAGAACGCCGAGAACGCCCGGCGGCGTGCCGCCGGCGACACGGATCGAGCTGCCTTCCTAGACGAGGCTGCCGAACAGTGGGCGCAACTGGATCCCAGCCGGTACCCGTTCGTCCACGCGGCGGCGACGCGGTTGCGCGAGCACGACGACCGCGATCAATTCATCGCCGGCGTCGACATCTTCCTGGCAGGCATCGCAGCCCTGCGCTGAGTGCTGATCCGGCGGTCGCTCCCGGCACCGGTGAGGATCGGCGTGGTGCATGGTCGGATGCGCAGCGGGAGCGGCTGCGAGCGTTCCCACCGGTGAGCAACGGCCGCTGCCGCCCGCCGGCGCGAAGGATCGCGCGGCGGGCGGCCTTCGGGCTCCGCCCCGGGGATCGGTACCAGCAGCGCCACACCGCTGAACCCTGGCTTCGACAGTCGGCGGGCACACGCTGGTACCGGCAGAGCATCTGACCACCCATGAGAGTCGGGCCCGTCGAGCACGCGACAGGTCGTGCCCTTGGGGGCTCCTTACTGGATCCGGAATCCCGCAGGCCCGCGTACCGCAGCGGTGGCGAGTTCCATGACCCGGGCGCCGGGAACGGGCACGCCGGGTGCCTGCTGGGCCCAGGCCACCACGTCCTGCACGGAGGTGAGGCCGGCCGGTGGCTGTCCCGTGTACGGGATGGCGTAGAGCGGGGTGTTGGGTTCGCTGCGCCAGCTCTCGGCCAGTGTGCCCAGGTCCACCGCGTCGAAGCCGAGGACGTCGAGCAGGTCGGCCACCTCCTGCTTGGCGTCCGGGTCATCGCCCGACAGGGGCAGCGCGGTGCGGTCTGGGGCTCCGGCGGGGCGGAACAGGTTCAGCAGTTGGGTGGGGCCGATGTTGTGCAGTGCCTTGACCACCCGGGCGCCGGCGAGGTGGCGCTGGACGAGTTCGCTGGAGGTCAGCTCGTTGCTGTCGAGCTCCGGGGCGTTCCAGTCGGGCGTCGGGGCGTAGTTCATCGGGTCGATCACGGTCTTGCCCGCAAGCTCCGCCCGGGGCAGCTGTGTGTGGGCGGCCAGCGGCAGCGACGTGAGGACCAGGTCACCGGTGCCGGCCGCTTCGGCCGGGGTGGCCGCACTGGCCCGTCGGCCGAGGTCGGCGACGAGACGGGTCAGCGTCTCGGGGCCGCGTGAGTTGCTCAGGATGACGTTCAGGCCGGCATCGACGGCGCGGCGGGCGAGCCCGGAGCCGACCCTGCCGGTGCCGATGATGCCGAGTGTTGTGGTGCTCACTGGTGTTCTCCGTTCAGATCTCCCCGCGTCGCGGGTCCTACGGGCAGGACCGCTCCGGCGGGCTGGTACCCATCACAACCGCAGTGACGGTGGCGAACAACGACCAGAATCCCTCACCAGCGATCACCTCATGTGATAGATCAGGAAGGTGGAACTCAGGGCGCTGAAGTACTTCGTGACCGTGGCCGAGGAGCTGCACTTCGGGCGCGCAGCGCGACGGCTGAGCATCGTGCAGCCGGCGGTGAGCCAGCAGATCTCCCGGCTCGAACGCGAGCTCGGCGTACGCCTGCTGGAGCGCACCTCGCGCCGGGTGCGGCTGACCCCAGCCGGCGAGCGGGTACTCGCCGCGGCCCGCGAGACCCTCGCCGCGGCGGCCCGGGTGCGGGTGGCCGCCGGGCAGCCGGCGGCCGTCCTGCGGATCGGGGTGGCCTCCTGCGTCACCCCATGCCTCGAACGGGCGGTGGCCCGCATGCACGGGGCTGAACGCCCCGCCGAGCCGGAACTGGTCGACCTGCCGGTGACCGCTCGCCTCGACGCGGTCCGCGACGGCGAACTGGACTTGGCGCTGGTCCGCGGCCCGGTCACCTCCCCAGCGGTCACAGCGGTGTATGCCTGGTCCGAGCCGCTGCACGCGGTCCTCGCACGCGAACACCCCGCCGCCCGCGAACGCGCGGTCGGCCTGCACGACCTCGATCCGTACGGCCTGCGGCTTCCCGCCCGCGAGGGCGACCCGCCGCTGCACGACGCGATCCTCGCCGTACTGCCCGCGGCCCCGCGGCGCCCGCCTGCCGGGGACATCCTCAACGTGCTGTTCGAGGTGGGCCGGGATCCCGGGGGGTGGACGCTGATGCCGGCGGAACAGATCGCCGGGGCCAGCGCCGAGCGGCTCGTCCAGGTACCGCTCGACCCGCCCGCGATCGTCGACTGCCACATCGTCACATCACGGGCGACCCCTGGACCGTGCGTGGCGTCGTACCTGGCCGCGTTCGCGGACTGAACTCGCCTGCGCGGAGTTCCGGCCTCCGGGGCAGGCGGGCCGACGTGCTGACTTCGGCCGCGACGCGCGCCCTGTCAGTCGAGCGTCGCTGCCCAGGCGCGCACGGTTTCGACGTACAGCTGCGGGTTGTGTGCGTGCATGGCGTGAGCCGCGTCCGGGAACGACCGGTAGTCGCAGCGCTGCCCGGCCCGGGTGATGAGCTCGCGCACCTGGCGGGCCTGGAGGTCGGAGACGGCGCCCAGGAGGGTTCCGGTCTCCTCGTCGACGGCGCGGTGGTGATGGGCGAACAGCACGGGGGCCTTGACCGCGGCGAGCATGCGGGCGTGGTCGTTGGAGGCGGTGGCCGAGCCGGTCCAGAAGGCGCGGGCCCACTCGGGGTCGTACTCCTTCATGCTCTGCGGCGGCTCGTCGCCGCCGAAGTAGCCGCCGGAGCGGCCGGACATCGCCGCCAGGCCCCGGAGCAGCGCCGGTGGCAGTTCGCGGGGCAGTGCCCGCACGAATCCCTGCCAGTCGCCGACCGACCACTGGTCGCCCAGGTACTTGCTGATGAGCTGGTGCATCGGGCCGACGACCTGGCTGGTGCCCTGGCCGTAGGGCGGGCGGATCTCCGCGGAGAACAGCGGCGTGTCCTCCAAGTAGGCCCCGCGGATCATGCCGGGCGGCGCGTAGGCGGCGAGCCACGCGGCGATCAGGCCGCCGGAGGAGTTGCCGGCGACGACGACCGGGCGCTGGACGCGTCCGGAGATGAACCGGACCAGGTCGTTGCCCATGTTGTCGACTGTGTAGCGGCCCGGGGTCCAGGTCGAGCGCCCCTGGCCGCGCGGGTCCACGGCGAAGACCTCGAAGTCGTCGGCCAGAAGCTCCATGGTTGCCTCGTAGCTCCACCAGGAGGTTCCCTGTGGCGGGATGAGCACGAGGGCCGGGTTGTCGGCGGAGCCGGTCGTGGTGTGGTTCAGCGCGACCTCGCCGGTGTCGAACGTCGCCTCCGGGTAGGCGTGCGGGACGTACGTGGCGTCGGGATTGTCGGGTCCGTAGCGCAGCATTGGTCTGCTCCTTTTTCGCGGGTCGTGTCGTCGGGTGCAGCTGAGTGGGGTGTCCGGGCGCTCAGCCGAAGTAGCGGCCCAGGTCCAGGTCCTCCAGGAGCCCCGGGTTGACGGGGTGCCAGCCCAGTAGTTCGCGGGTCAGGGCGTTGGAGGCCGTCATGTCGTTGCCGAGGATGCGGGCCAGGAAGCCGAAGTGGGCGGCGGCGTCCTGGGCCTCGACGGCCTTCACTGGGACGTCCAGGTGGCGGCCGATGGCCTCGGCCATCGCCCGGAGCGACACGCCCTCCTCGC
The genomic region above belongs to Streptomyces sp. CG1 and contains:
- a CDS encoding IMP dehydrogenase, which gives rise to MAQIIAEVSRTFNEFLLLPNRTRTDCSAATVDLRTPLVRHIAGEASAIELHSPFTSAIMQAVSTPDLAIALARNGGLSFLHHNQPIQDQAAAVRQVKNFKAGFVTSDTNVRPDDSLSLLVDVMRRTGHSTAAVTHDGTATGRLRGLVTSRDFHPQRHDLDGPVSGRMTAVADLAHAGPDITLSEANARLWDERLDCLPVLDTEGHLQHLVFRSDYADNKRFPNQVVDAAKRLRVGAGINTHDYQERVPALLEAGVDALCFDSSDGYSDWQAQALTWVKKHYPEIPVGGGNVVDGEAFTFLADAGADFVKVGVGGGSICVTRDQKGIGRGQASAVLDVAAARDAFRERTGEYVPICSDGGLVHDYHVALALAMGADFVMMGRYFARFDQAAGAKLPTRDGFVKEYWGEGSNRACNWQRYGQGGQGLVFEEGVDGYVPYAGDLNEGLALTIAKLKTTMVSCGSTTLPEFQSTARLTLVSDQSFQESHANVTLRDTPATVS
- a CDS encoding FAD-dependent oxidoreductase, with translation MKPPVTIIGAGLGGLTLARVLHVHGIPATIYEAEPAQGARRQGGLLDIHPESGQAALRAAGLIDEFAKLVLPGREAYRVMDQAGTVLLDLPDDGTGERPEVPRAKLRQLLLDSLPAGTVRWGHKATGVTSLGAGRHEVAFADDTTVVTSLLVGADGAWSRVRPVLSGATPEYVGVCSIETFLYDADTRHPASAAAVGPGSLFALAPGRGLLAHREGGGTLHTYAQLRKPQDWFADTGTSEGATLTARVLAEFDGWAPELTALVADSDTPPVLRPIFTLPTGHRWNRAQGVTLLGDAAHLRAPNGEGANLAMQDGAELGQALAAHRDDAEAALAMHEQGMFARAAAVGADDDDFYTIMIDDDAPHSVLPLMTGAERDS
- a CDS encoding TetR/AcrR family transcriptional regulator, translated to MVKRTSKAPPRAPRRTDGLSRDVIIQAATELLDGGGESALTLRALTKRLSTGYGAIYHHVADKADVLAAATDDVVTRVLAGVVGDADPREVLRRLALGLFDAIDAHPWVGAELSRQPWRPAMLDFYESIGRLLDAVDVPESARFDAAGTLVNYVMGVAGQNAENARRRAAGDTDRAAFLDEAAEQWAQLDPSRYPFVHAAATRLREHDDRDQFIAGVDIFLAGIAALR
- a CDS encoding alpha/beta fold hydrolase, whose product is MLRYGPDNPDATYVPHAYPEATFDTGEVALNHTTTGSADNPALVLIPPQGTSWWSYEATMELLADDFEVFAVDPRGQGRSTWTPGRYTVDNMGNDLVRFISGRVQRPVVVAGNSSGGLIAAWLAAYAPPGMIRGAYLEDTPLFSAEIRPPYGQGTSQVVGPMHQLISKYLGDQWSVGDWQGFVRALPRELPPALLRGLAAMSGRSGGYFGGDEPPQSMKEYDPEWARAFWTGSATASNDHARMLAAVKAPVLFAHHHRAVDEETGTLLGAVSDLQARQVRELITRAGQRCDYRSFPDAAHAMHAHNPQLYVETVRAWAATLD
- a CDS encoding LysR family transcriptional regulator codes for the protein MELRALKYFVTVAEELHFGRAARRLSIVQPAVSQQISRLERELGVRLLERTSRRVRLTPAGERVLAAARETLAAAARVRVAAGQPAAVLRIGVASCVTPCLERAVARMHGAERPAEPELVDLPVTARLDAVRDGELDLALVRGPVTSPAVTAVYAWSEPLHAVLAREHPAARERAVGLHDLDPYGLRLPAREGDPPLHDAILAVLPAAPRRPPAGDILNVLFEVGRDPGGWTLMPAEQIAGASAERLVQVPLDPPAIVDCHIVTSRATPGPCVASYLAAFAD